In Vulpes lagopus strain Blue_001 chromosome 4, ASM1834538v1, whole genome shotgun sequence, the DNA window TCACAAATTCGCTGATGGAAACAATCATTACATTCCAGCTTCCCTTGTGTCACAATGTTATTAATCACTTTGCCTGTGAGACCCTAGCAGTGCTACGGCTAGCTTGTGTGGACGTCTCCTTCAACAAGGTCATGGTGGCCATCTCAGGATTTCTGGTGATCATGCTTCCCTGTTCCCTGGTTCTGTTCTCCTATGGTCGTATAGTTATTACCATTCTGCATATCCATTCTACTCAGGGACGTAGCAAAGCCTTTGGGACTTGTGCCTCCCACCTCACTGTGGTTTGCATGTGCTTTGGGGCTACCATCTTCACCTACTTGGGTCCACGGTCAGCCTCTTCAGTGGAAGAGGAGAAGATGGTTGCTCTATTCTATGCTGTGGTGGCGCCTATGTTGAACCCCTTGATCTATAGCTTGAGGAATAAGGAAGTTATGGCTGCTCTTCAAAAGGTTCTAGAGAAATTCAGAGATAAAGAGTAAAGGCTGTAAAATCTTCTTGTTAGCTGTCATCAAAACCAGAAAGAAGATCGGCTGAGGGTATACAGGACTCCCACATTTACACTAAAGAAGACTAATATGGCCTTGTGTTTGGATAAAACATCCCTCCACCTGATTAATTAATTTCCTTATATAGGCCAATGCAAGATAAGTCACATGTCAGTGGTCCACAAGAGAGCCTCTTCTTAGATCATCTTCTTTCAGGTATCCAGCGGTATTTAGACTTCAtctgaccatttaaaaaaattttattagtaTATCAATGTATGAAGAAACAGATCTGCAGGTTCATCCAGCAGACCTGGTGTGGAATAAATAGAGAGATTAACTCTGTCAGTTAGGTCAACTTTTACCTGGTAGAGCAGAATGGAGAATGTCTGTTCCTCTTTCTATATGACAGTGTTCCATTTATTTGTAGAACAACATTATTTCCCCCTGGATAaccacaaatgatttttttaactctttctcAAATGATGGCAGCTTTAGAACTTTAACACCATTTGTGTCTTAGTCTAGAGTATGATataatctgaaataaataatatatgatgCAATATTTGTTCACCAGGTATGTtggctttcttttgcttttcaagaATCAAATTTGCTTGTAATATGCAAAATACTCTTGGCTTCACAATAGTCTTTTTTATTgtagcaaaatatatataaaacctaaaatttgCCAAGTTAGCCATTTTTAAGGGTACAATTCAGGGACATTAATTACTTTCTTAATACTGTGCAAGCATCAccattatttccaaaattttcatGACTATAGTTTTTTGTTTAACTAATTTCCCTATTTCCTATAAACTGTTTACAAAATCTCCATACCCACTGCATTCTTATTTTGTTAAAACTTAAATGAAGACGCTTATATTTAGCTCCGctaattttcttattgattttcagCCATCACACCAACCcactaataatattttaaatcttgattCTCAAATTTATTCCATTAGcttactttctatttctgtttcatagacataataaacagaaaaacttATAAAAAGAATTACTAAGTACTATATGTCAGTTTTATATCCCTGTGAACCTACTTCCACGTTGAAAACCTTTATTGAGCAGATTTTGTGTATGCTTTTAGATCTACTTTAAGATAGATTATCCAAGCTTATTTCAATCATTGTATCGAGAAGGCTATAATAAGACTTTGTCAAATACCTTTTTAATTGTTATATTCTGGTTTTTGCCTGCTTGCATATAAGTGTGCTAAATTTGCATAACAACAATTCCTGATGCTTTGAGCTCCATCTAATTATTATCTGGAAGTGAAGTCTATTCTTATACTTCCTATGCCCAGATCTTGTGCGTCCCCAGGGATGTTAATATGTAACTTG includes these proteins:
- the LOC121489990 gene encoding olfactory receptor-like protein OLF3 encodes the protein MGQENKTQTWVSEFVLLGLSSDWETQVFLFLLVLTTYLVTLVGNVLILLLIRLDSRLHNPMYFFLSVLSFVDLCYANSIAPQMLAHLLSAQKSIPFYNCVLQLYTSLALGGSEFFLLGAMAYDRYVAVCHPLHYTVIMHGELCLGLAAGCLVAGFTNSLMETIITFQLPLCHNVINHFACETLAVLRLACVDVSFNKVMVAISGFLVIMLPCSLVLFSYGRIVITILHIHSTQGRSKAFGTCASHLTVVCMCFGATIFTYLGPRSASSVEEEKMVALFYAVVAPMLNPLIYSLRNKEVMAALQKVLEKFRDKE